In Zunongwangia profunda SM-A87, the following proteins share a genomic window:
- the kbl gene encoding glycine C-acetyltransferase: MYGSIKEHLQKEIEEIKDNGLFKRERIITSPQDAVIKINTGQEVINFCANNYLGLSSHPEVIQAAKDTMDTHGFGMSSVRFICGTQDIHKELEQKIADFYGTEDTILYAACFDANGGIFEPLLTKEDAIISDSLNHASIIDGVRLCKAARYRYQNGDMADLEAQLKAANENGARFKLIVTDGVFSMDGLVAPLDEICDLADKYDALVMIDECHATGFIGEKGIGTLEEKDVLSRVDIITGTLGKALGGAMGGYTTAKKEIIELLRQRSRPYLFSNSLAPSIVGASLKVFEMLEKDDSLRNKLKENTKYFKQGIKDAGFDIIDGDAAIVPVMLYDAKLSQDMADKLLEEGIYVIGFFYPVVPKEKARIRVQLSAAHKKEHLDQAIKAFTKIGKELGVID; this comes from the coding sequence ATGTACGGATCTATTAAAGAACACCTTCAAAAAGAAATAGAAGAAATAAAAGACAACGGATTGTTTAAAAGAGAACGTATTATCACGAGCCCGCAAGACGCTGTCATTAAAATCAATACCGGGCAGGAAGTGATTAACTTTTGCGCCAATAATTACCTGGGACTTTCTTCTCATCCCGAGGTTATCCAGGCCGCTAAAGACACGATGGATACGCATGGGTTTGGAATGTCCAGCGTCCGTTTTATTTGTGGCACGCAGGATATCCATAAAGAATTAGAACAAAAAATTGCCGATTTCTATGGAACTGAAGATACTATTCTTTACGCCGCTTGTTTTGACGCAAATGGTGGAATTTTCGAGCCCTTGCTAACTAAGGAAGATGCTATTATCTCTGATTCCTTAAATCACGCTTCGATTATAGACGGAGTTCGCCTCTGCAAAGCTGCACGTTATCGTTATCAAAACGGAGACATGGCAGATCTTGAAGCGCAACTTAAAGCTGCCAATGAAAACGGTGCCCGTTTTAAACTGATCGTAACTGATGGTGTGTTCTCTATGGATGGACTTGTAGCTCCTTTAGATGAAATTTGTGATCTGGCCGATAAATATGATGCCCTAGTAATGATCGACGAATGCCATGCTACAGGATTTATCGGAGAAAAAGGAATAGGTACCTTAGAAGAAAAAGATGTACTAAGCCGCGTAGACATCATTACAGGAACATTAGGTAAAGCACTTGGCGGTGCTATGGGCGGTTATACTACAGCAAAAAAAGAGATTATAGAACTATTAAGACAACGCTCTCGCCCTTATCTATTTTCAAACTCTTTGGCACCATCTATCGTTGGAGCTTCTTTAAAAGTTTTTGAAATGTTAGAAAAAGATGACAGTCTGAGAAATAAACTTAAAGAAAACACTAAATATTTTAAACAAGGTATTAAAGATGCCGGTTTTGATATTATTGACGGTGATGCTGCTATTGTTCCGGTAATGCTCTATGATGCAAAACTATCACAGGATATGGCCGACAAACTTTTGGAAGAAGGTATTTATGTAATAGGTTTCTTTTATCCCGTAGTTCCCAAGGAAAAAGCACGAATTAGAGTGCAGTTATCTGCTGCGCATAAAAAGGAACACCTGGATCAAGCTATTAAGGCTTTTACCAAAATCGGAAAGGAATTGGGGGTTATTGATTAA
- a CDS encoding OmpA family protein — protein MKHLSRLIVLSMIVLGISSASAQDENNPWALSIGTNAVDFYPTNNGAPLSNGFFDEYFNAGDHWNILPSVSQLTVGRYIGAGLVAEIDGSINQISDFGDRAVDDLSYYSVDGSINYSLRAMLNDGWFDPVVGIGGGYTWIGNQDADDLENLDAPTLNGSLGINFWFTDNLAIFVESKYKHAFEPEMGQHFQHSAGLKFMFGGTDTDGDGIYDKNDECPETPGLPEFNGCPDSDGDGIQDSMDDCPNEAGLAEFNGCPDTDGDGVPDPEDDCPETPGLAELNGCPDADGDGIPDNEDECPEEAGPEENNGCPYEDTDGDGVIDPEDDCPEVAGTVANNGCPEPTVEVINELNEYSNTVLFDFNKATIRSESEKALNSIIEIMEEYPNTVFHIGGHTDSVGSDEYNLKLSKERAASVRQFLVDGGIPANRLTSEGYGESRPIATNSTEAGRQENRRVEISLDKDKEMKDSNM, from the coding sequence ATGAAACATCTTTCTAGATTAATTGTATTATCGATGATCGTGTTGGGTATAAGTTCTGCTAGTGCGCAGGACGAAAACAACCCATGGGCGCTAAGCATCGGTACAAATGCCGTGGATTTTTATCCTACTAATAATGGTGCTCCATTAAGTAATGGTTTTTTTGATGAATATTTTAATGCGGGTGACCACTGGAACATATTACCTTCTGTTTCTCAACTTACTGTTGGTAGATATATTGGTGCCGGGTTAGTTGCAGAAATCGACGGTTCTATTAACCAAATTAGTGATTTTGGGGACAGAGCTGTAGATGATCTTTCTTACTATTCCGTAGATGGTTCGATTAACTACTCTTTAAGAGCAATGCTTAACGATGGATGGTTTGATCCTGTTGTGGGTATTGGTGGTGGTTACACCTGGATTGGTAATCAGGATGCTGATGACCTTGAAAACTTAGACGCTCCTACCTTAAATGGTAGCTTAGGGATCAATTTCTGGTTTACAGATAATTTAGCAATTTTTGTAGAGTCTAAATATAAGCATGCTTTTGAACCTGAAATGGGACAACATTTCCAACATAGTGCAGGTCTTAAATTTATGTTTGGTGGAACTGATACTGATGGTGATGGAATCTACGATAAAAACGATGAATGTCCTGAAACGCCAGGTCTTCCAGAATTTAATGGATGTCCTGACTCAGATGGTGATGGAATCCAGGATTCTATGGACGATTGTCCTAATGAAGCAGGTTTAGCTGAATTTAACGGATGTCCTGATACTGATGGTGATGGTGTTCCAGACCCTGAAGATGACTGTCCTGAAACTCCAGGTTTAGCTGAACTAAACGGATGTCCTGATGCCGATGGTGATGGAATCCCTGATAACGAAGACGAATGTCCTGAAGAAGCAGGTCCTGAAGAAAATAACGGATGTCCTTACGAAGATACAGATGGTGACGGCGTAATAGATCCTGAAGATGATTGTCCTGAGGTTGCCGGTACTGTGGCAAATAACGGTTGTCCAGAGCCTACTGTAGAGGTTATTAATGAACTAAACGAATACTCGAATACCGTACTTTTCGATTTCAATAAAGCTACAATTAGATCTGAGTCTGAAAAAGCTTTAAATTCTATCATTGAGATTATGGAAGAATATCCAAACACTGTATTCCATATTGGTGGACACACAGATAGCGTTGGTAGTGATGAGTACAACCTTAAATTATCTAAGGAAAGAGCTGCATCGGTAAGACAATTTCTTGTAGATGGAGGAATTCCCGCTAACAGATTAACATCTGAAGGTTACGGAGAATCTAGACCTATCGCAACAAACAGTACTGAAGCTGGTAGACAAGAAAACAGAAGAGTTGAAATCTCTTTGGATAAAGATAAAGAAATGAAAGATTCAAACATGTAA
- a CDS encoding UvrD-helicase domain-containing protein, with the protein MANNFTIYNASAGSGKTFTLVKSYLSLLFKSGKTDTYKNILAITFTNKAVHEMKTRIVESLYAFTKKPVPESSKALLEAVAKETAHSKEEIQEKSVAILKNIIHNYAAFEVSTIDGFTHRVLRTFAKDLGLPVNFEVELDTDKILNEAVDRLINRTGKDEKLTKVLVDFSLSKADDDKSWDIGRDLLEIAKLLVNENNQFYLQQLQPKTLQDFETFRKKLKQQITNNQAEIAQKADQFFELITNSGIDATDFSGQYLPKHFLKLRANESPNFSSKWVEKMENEGILPLKKGKMALGEAIQPQILDLFIHTKKLFFSLEFYTEIGKRLTQLSLLNALNREIQQIKEERQILLISEFNPMISAQVKDQPAPFIYERLGERYQNYFIDEFQDTSQMQWENLIPLIDNKLSMESLPNETSSLMLVGDAKQSIYRWRGGKAEQFIDLSNEGNPFQIQKQVYNLPDNYRSAAEIVNFNNRFFGYAADFLGHPQYSNLFKQSAQNPKKSGSGYVNISFIEAENREEEQEVYPEKVIEIINNLDTKGFKRADICILTRRKSEGVAIASTLNEKEIDVVSSETLLISRSPEVHFICNLLKFSITPENNELKLSIFAFIQEYLLSLKDPHAVISEKIKENGNNFFTWLQEFEFDFNLDFLNEYSVYESCEYIIRSFGLVKDSNAYIQFFLDFVYETTQKDTEGIQGFLEIWEQENDKLSIIAPQQENAVTIMTIHKAKGLEFPIVIYPFANSDFKDTRKDSLWVPNDEHLNDIPVSYINASSKMENWGEIPDALYTQLLFQNELDTLNVLYVACTRPVKQLYILSKLDLDRNGNESASKTSGLLIGYLKQNKLWKDEQKSYEFGEMEPPTSKEIENLGITLQHFYSSATQNHAVNIVTRSGSLWDTKQQEAIEKGEIIHDLLAEINTEKDLKPVLKNAIANGIIAEEVSETIENILNSIITHPELEVYFSETVKNDNEREIITKSGERLRPDRLNFKEHLVSIIDYKTGAFDTKHERQINNYGETLSNMGYQIDKKILVYTNKAISLRFV; encoded by the coding sequence TACTTATAAAAATATCCTAGCGATTACCTTTACAAATAAGGCGGTTCACGAGATGAAAACGCGTATTGTAGAAAGTCTTTATGCATTTACAAAAAAGCCCGTTCCAGAAAGTTCTAAAGCGCTCTTAGAGGCTGTAGCTAAAGAAACAGCTCATTCCAAGGAAGAAATTCAGGAAAAATCAGTAGCGATTTTAAAGAATATTATCCATAATTATGCAGCTTTCGAAGTTTCTACGATCGATGGCTTCACACATCGTGTATTGCGCACTTTTGCTAAAGACCTTGGATTACCCGTAAATTTTGAAGTTGAGCTGGATACCGATAAGATCCTGAATGAAGCAGTAGACCGATTAATAAACCGTACTGGAAAAGACGAAAAACTCACCAAAGTGCTGGTCGATTTTTCCCTAAGCAAAGCCGACGATGATAAAAGTTGGGATATTGGTAGAGATCTGCTGGAAATTGCCAAGCTTCTCGTAAATGAAAACAATCAATTTTATCTACAACAATTGCAGCCAAAAACCCTGCAAGATTTTGAAACCTTCAGAAAAAAACTAAAACAACAAATCACAAATAATCAGGCAGAAATTGCACAAAAAGCAGATCAATTTTTTGAGTTGATTACTAATAGCGGCATTGATGCTACAGATTTTAGCGGACAATATCTACCTAAGCATTTTTTAAAGCTTAGAGCCAACGAATCTCCAAACTTCAGCTCTAAGTGGGTAGAAAAAATGGAAAATGAAGGCATTTTACCCCTCAAAAAAGGTAAAATGGCACTTGGCGAGGCTATTCAGCCTCAAATTCTGGATTTATTCATTCACACAAAAAAACTATTTTTTAGCTTAGAATTTTATACTGAAATTGGTAAACGCCTCACGCAACTTTCTTTATTAAACGCCTTAAATCGGGAAATTCAGCAAATAAAAGAAGAACGTCAAATTTTACTGATTTCAGAATTTAACCCCATGATTAGCGCGCAGGTTAAAGACCAACCGGCACCTTTTATTTACGAGCGGTTGGGCGAGCGCTATCAGAATTATTTTATAGACGAATTTCAGGATACCTCGCAAATGCAATGGGAAAACTTAATCCCACTTATCGACAATAAACTCTCTATGGAATCTTTACCTAACGAAACCTCCAGTTTGATGCTGGTAGGTGACGCCAAACAATCGATTTATCGATGGCGTGGCGGTAAAGCTGAACAGTTTATTGATTTAAGTAACGAGGGCAATCCTTTTCAGATCCAGAAACAGGTCTATAATTTGCCCGATAATTATAGAAGTGCTGCTGAAATTGTAAATTTCAATAACCGCTTTTTTGGGTATGCGGCCGACTTTCTTGGTCATCCTCAATACAGCAATTTATTTAAACAAAGTGCCCAAAATCCTAAAAAATCTGGTTCGGGCTATGTAAATATCAGTTTTATTGAAGCTGAAAATCGTGAGGAAGAACAGGAGGTTTATCCTGAAAAAGTAATCGAAATCATAAACAATCTCGATACTAAAGGTTTTAAACGAGCCGACATTTGTATTCTTACCAGAAGAAAATCTGAAGGCGTGGCTATTGCATCCACCTTAAATGAAAAGGAAATCGATGTGGTTTCATCTGAAACCTTATTGATTTCAAGATCACCTGAAGTTCACTTTATATGCAACCTTTTAAAGTTCTCGATCACTCCTGAAAATAACGAGCTTAAATTATCCATTTTCGCTTTTATTCAGGAATATTTATTATCACTTAAAGATCCACATGCGGTAATTTCAGAAAAAATAAAAGAGAACGGTAACAACTTTTTTACTTGGTTACAGGAATTTGAATTCGATTTTAATCTGGATTTTTTAAATGAATATTCGGTTTACGAAAGCTGCGAATACATAATTAGAAGTTTTGGTCTGGTAAAAGATTCTAACGCCTACATTCAGTTTTTCCTGGATTTCGTTTACGAAACCACACAAAAAGATACCGAAGGGATTCAGGGATTTTTAGAAATCTGGGAGCAGGAAAACGATAAGCTCAGTATTATAGCTCCACAACAGGAAAACGCGGTGACCATCATGACCATCCATAAAGCAAAGGGTCTGGAATTCCCTATCGTGATCTATCCTTTTGCGAATTCCGACTTTAAAGACACCCGTAAAGACTCGCTTTGGGTACCCAACGATGAACATCTAAACGATATTCCCGTAAGCTATATTAACGCTTCCTCTAAAATGGAAAATTGGGGCGAAATTCCCGATGCTTTGTACACACAATTACTTTTTCAAAATGAATTGGATACACTTAACGTGTTATATGTAGCCTGTACACGTCCGGTAAAACAGCTCTATATCTTATCGAAACTCGATCTGGATAGAAATGGCAACGAAAGTGCATCAAAAACTTCAGGCCTACTCATCGGTTATCTAAAACAGAATAAGCTTTGGAAAGATGAGCAAAAAAGTTACGAATTTGGAGAAATGGAACCGCCAACTTCCAAAGAGATAGAAAACCTGGGGATCACCCTGCAACATTTTTATTCTTCAGCCACACAAAACCATGCTGTAAATATCGTCACGCGATCAGGTAGCTTATGGGATACCAAACAACAGGAAGCTATCGAAAAAGGGGAAATCATCCATGATCTATTGGCAGAAATTAATACCGAAAAAGATCTAAAACCGGTATTAAAAAATGCGATCGCTAACGGAATTATTGCTGAAGAAGTTTCTGAGACCATTGAAAATATACTGAATAGTATCATTACCCATCCAGAGCTGGAAGTTTATTTTTCTGAAACCGTAAAAAATGATAACGAAAGAGAGATTATTACTAAAAGTGGCGAACGATTACGCCCAGACCGATTAAACTTTAAAGAGCATTTGGTAAGCATCATCGATTATAAAACTGGGGCGTTTGATACAAAACATGAACGCCAGATCAATAACTATGGCGAAACGCTTTCCAATATGGGATACCAAATCGATAAAAAAATCCTCGTTTATACAAACAAAGCGATTTCCCTTCGGTTTGTATAA